A genomic segment from Brassica oleracea var. oleracea cultivar TO1000 unplaced genomic scaffold, BOL UnpScaffold03319, whole genome shotgun sequence encodes:
- the LOC106321849 gene encoding serine/threonine-protein phosphatase 2A 65 kDa regulatory subunit A beta isoform-like: MSMTEEPLYPIAVLIDELKNDDIQLRLNSIRRLSTIARALGEERTRKELIPFLSENNDDDDEVLLAMAEELGVFIPYVGGVEHAHVLLPPLETLSTVEETCVREKAVESLCRVGSQMKETDLVEHFIPLVKVSQERRITTRGFISFLMLSRL, encoded by the coding sequence ATGTCGATGACCGAGGAGCCGCTTTACCCCATCGCCGTCCTCATAGACGAGCTTAAAAACGATGACATTCAGCTAAGGTTGAATTCGATCAGAAGGCTTTCCACGATTGCTCGCGCTCTCGGCGAGGAGAGGACGAGGAAGGAGCTGATTCCCTTTCTGAGCGAAAACAATGACGATGACGATGAGGTGCTGCTTGCAATGGCTGAGGAATTGGGAGTGTTTATTCCTTACGTTGGTGGCGTTGAGCACGCGCACGTTCTGCTTCCACCGTTGGAGACTCTCTCCACGGTTGAGGAGACTTGTGTGAGGGAGAAAGCTGTTGAGTCGCTTTGCAGAGTTGGGTCTCAGATGAAGGAGACTGATTTGGTTGAGCATTTCATACCGTTGGTTAAGGTTAGCCAAGAGAGGAGGATAACAACTCGTGGTTTCATTTCATTTCTCATGTTATCCAGAttatag